The Eurosta solidaginis isolate ZX-2024a chromosome 4, ASM4086904v1, whole genome shotgun sequence genome includes a window with the following:
- the LOC137249787 gene encoding uncharacterized protein gives MTSTYNLICCVCLLGVCLKSRIAFAYDPNDTKIASVIPPEGYFEAFYPREIDGVPNSASRPAHAHGSFFKHRNPALVDTKNAAAYGYRFDGKRRFNLK, from the coding sequence ATGACATCGACATATAATTTAATTTGCTGTGTATGCTTGCTTGGTGTTTGTTTAAAATCGCGTATTGCTTTTGCTTATGATCCAAACGATACGAAAATTGCCTCGGTTATTCCACCAGAGGGTTACTTTGAGGCATTTTATCCGAGAGAGATCGATGGTGTCCCAAATAGTGCTTCTCGTCCCGCTCATGCTCATGGGAGCTTTTTTAAGCATCGTAATCCGGCTTTAGTGGATACAAAGAATGCAGCAGCTTATGGATATCGATTCGATGGTAAACGGCGCTTCAATTTGAAGTAA